A single window of Aspergillus puulaauensis MK2 DNA, chromosome 5, nearly complete sequence DNA harbors:
- a CDS encoding 4'-phosphopantetheinyl transferase family protein (COG:S;~EggNog:ENOG410PW76;~InterPro:IPR037143,IPR008278;~PFAM:PF01648;~go_function: GO:0000287 - magnesium ion binding [Evidence IEA];~go_function: GO:0008897 - holo-[acyl-carrier-protein] synthase activity [Evidence IEA]) — MAKDTRNPPTLTRWYIDTRPLTLSTTTLPLLTTLQEPDQTAVQKFYHLKDRHMSLASNLLKYLYIHRTCRVPWSSVVISRTPDPHRRPCFIPDPSKLSGSDAVVNVEFNVSHQASMVAIAGTTIPTNPDSSPDSTSRKPEVGIDITCVNERQGRAGEERTLAALYSYVDIFSEVFSAREIAEMKRLPGAPSNTTSNGSVNARAEYGYRLFYTYWALKEAYIKMTGEALLASWLRELEFNDVIAPSPAPTAESGDGKFGEPYTGVRTTLKRDVVEDVRVEVVALENDFLFATAARGGGLGAGSRPGGEEGEGGSESADQDPWMPFEKLDIERDIRPCATGVCNCLS; from the coding sequence ATGGCCAAAGACACTCGAAATCCGCCAACTTTAACAAGATGGTATATCGACACCCGCCCTCTTACTCTTtccacaacaaccctccccctcctcaccaCACTGCAAGAACCAGACCAAACCGCTGTCCAGAAGTTCTACCACCTCAAAGACAGGCACATGTCCCTAGCCTCCAACCTCCTAAAATACCTCTACATCCACCGAACCTGCCGCGTTCCCTGGTCCTCCGTCGTCATTTCACGCACACCAGATCCACACAGACGGCCATGCTTCATTCCAGACCCGTCCAAGTTAAGCGGCAGTGATGCGGTAGTCAACGTCGAATTCAACGTCAGCCACCAGGCGTCAATGGTTGCGATTGCCGGAACAACCATACCAACCAATCCTGATTCTAGTCCGGACTCAACATCCCGCAAACCAGAAGTCGGGATTGACATTACATGCGTGAACGAGCGGCAGGGCCGGGCCGGTGAAGAACGCACCCTTGCAGCACTATATAGCTACGTCGATATATTCTCCGAGGTATTTTCGGCGCGTGAAATCGCGGAAATGAAGCGGTTGCCTGGCGCTCCATCAAACACCACTAGCAATGGTAGTGTCAATGCCCGTGCGGAGTACGGATATAGGCTATTTTATACATATTGGGCGCTGAAGGAAGCTTATATAAAAATGACAGGAGAAGCACTACTAGCGTCCTGGCTGCGAGAGCTGGAGTTCAACGATGTTATTGCACCTTCGCCCGCACCTACTGCGGAGAGCGGCGACGGAAAGTTTGGCGAGCCGTATACGGGAGTTAGGACGACATTGAAAAGGGATGTTGTAGAGGATGTGcgggttgaggttgttgccTTGGAGAATGACTTCCTGTTTGCCACGGCTGCGAGAGGCGGCGGACTTGGGGCGGGCTCTCGACctggcggagaggagggtgagggcgGGAGCGAAAGCGCAGATCAAGATCCATGGATGCCgttcgagaagctcgacatTGAGCGGGATATTCGACCTTGTGCGACGGGAGTATGCAACTGCTTATCCTGA
- a CDS encoding pyridoxal 5'-phosphate synthase glutaminase subunit PdxT (COG:H;~EggNog:ENOG410PITY;~InterPro:IPR002161,IPR021196,IPR029062;~MEROPS:MER0066916;~PFAM:PF01174;~go_function: GO:0004359 - glutaminase activity [Evidence IEA];~go_process: GO:0042819 - vitamin B6 biosynthetic process [Evidence IEA];~go_process: GO:0042823 - pyridoxal phosphate biosynthetic process [Evidence IEA]), whose translation MIKITVGVLALQGAFHEHVVLLKKAAASLVSQQASSSHWEFLEVRNSQELERCDALVLPGGESTAISLVAARSNLLEPLRDFVKVHRKPTWGTCAGLILLAESANRTKKGGQELIGGLDVRVNRNHFGRQTESFQASLELPFLNSLGEQKSPFPAVFIRAPVVEKILPHQEGVQVDELQRDETVVAPARQAENETARKAMSRGVEVLASLPGRAARLANGGNAVCADEETGDIVAVRQGNVFGTSFHPELTGDERIHSWWLRQVEDFLKQLLGVSGVNRCF comes from the exons ATGATTAAAATTACTGTTGGAGTTCTCGCCTTACAAGGCGCATTCCACGAACATGTCGTGCTACTGAAGAAGGCGGCCGCGTCGCTGGTTTCACAGCAAGCTTCCTCATCGCACTGGGAGTTCCTTGAAGTCCGGAACTCACAAGAACTTGAGAGATGCGATGCGCTTGTTCTCCCAGGGGGTGAGAGCACAGCCATTTCTTTAGTGGCGGCTAGGTCGAACTTGTTGGAGCCTTTGCGGGACTTTGTCAA GGTGCATCGCAAGCCGACATGGGGAACTTGTGCCGGGTTAATTTTGCTCGCGGAGTCGGCAAACCGGACTAAGAAAGGAGGACAAGAATTGATCGGAGGTTTAGATGTTCGGGTGAATCGAAACCATTTCGGCCGCCAGACGGAGAGTTTCCAGGCGTCCCTCGAACTACCATTCCTCAACTCCCTCGGTGAACAGAAGTCACCCTTCCCAGCAGTTTTTATCCGAGCGCCGGTCGTCGAAAAGATTCTGCCACATCAAGAGGGTGTTCAGGTTGACGAGCTTCAGAGAGACGAGACGGTTGTCGCTCCTGCACGACAGGCAGAGAACGAAACTGCCCGAAAGGCAATGTCACGCGGCGTGGAAGTACTGGCTTCCCTACCAGGAAGAGCGGCGCGTTTAGCCAATGGTGGTAATGCTGTATGTGCGGATGAGGAAACTGGCGATATCGTCGCTGTGCGACAAGGCAACGTTTTCGGCACAAGCTTCCACCCTGAGTTGACCGGTGACGAAAGAATTCACTCCTGGTGGTTGCGGCAGGTGGAGGATTTTTTAAAGCAATT ACTTGGGGTATCAGGTGTAAATAGATGTTTTTAA
- the CBC2 gene encoding nuclear cap-binding protein subunit CBC2 (BUSCO:EOG09264G04;~COG:A;~EggNog:ENOG410PN15;~InterPro:IPR000504,IPR027157,IPR035979,IPR034148, IPR012677;~PFAM:PF00076;~go_component: GO:0005846 - nuclear cap binding complex [Evidence IEA];~go_function: GO:0000339 - RNA cap binding [Evidence IEA];~go_function: GO:0003676 - nucleic acid binding [Evidence IEA];~go_process: GO:0045292 - mRNA cis splicing, via spliceosome [Evidence IEA]): MGIPERRNTVDRLDRPSAYYVGKNKKRRYNTEEPEEPKDPMEGLGDATTLYVGNLSFYTTEEQIHELFSKCGEVKRLVMGLDRYNKTPCGFCFVEYYTHQDALDCLKYVGGTKLDERIIRTDLDPGFQEGRQYGRGKSGGQVRDEYREEYDPGRGGYGRAYADDQRQREEEEYGAGR, from the exons ATGGGTATCCCAGAGCGTCGCAACACGGTCGACCGGCTCGACCGACCCAGCGCCTACTACGTTGGAAAG AACAAAAAGCGCAGATATAATACGGAGGAGCCCGAGGAACCAAAGGACCCCATGGAAGGGCTTGGGGACGCCACGACTCTCTATGTTGGCAACCT CTCCTTTTACACCACAGAGGAACAAATTCACGAGCTTTTCTCGAA ATGCGGAGAGGTAAAACGTCTTGTAATGGGGCTCGACCGATACAACAAGACACCTTGCGGGTTTTGCTTTGTTGAGTACTATACGCATCAAGACGCGCTTGATTGTTTGAAATACGTTGGAGGTACTAAGCTCGATGAGAGAATCATTCGAACGGATCTCGATCCCGGATTCCAGGAGGGTCGGCAGTACGG ACGAGGTAAATCCGGTGGCCAGGTCCGTGATGAATACCGAGAAGAGTACGATCCTGGTCGTGGTGGTTACGGACGCGCATACGCCGATGATCAACGACaacgcgaggaggaagaataTGGAGCCGGTAGGTGA
- a CDS encoding uncharacterized protein (COG:S;~EggNog:ENOG410PISX;~InterPro:IPR037700;~go_function: GO:0017056 - structural constituent of nuclear pore [Evidence IEA];~go_process: GO:0000055 - ribosomal large subunit export from nucleus [Evidence IEA];~go_process: GO:0000056 - ribosomal small subunit export from nucleus [Evidence IEA];~go_process: GO:0006913 - nucleocytoplasmic transport [Evidence IEA]) produces the protein MPKVISYTPPWLSRPSPGASLFSSSAPKDPGSLRSPKGADYLGPSRTLARRGNEVFTVVDNQIRWSSLTRLKDEWQQRARSKNQQTDADGVPYRTLVVPVYEQIRQIIPSPNGAFLAIVADHTVFIAVLPDSSHLSASDGSPIRVKTYQLGPTTHVISESPVVSALWHPLGVHTNLGGCLVTVTEDAVVRLWELDRNNHWSFDRPALAADLRKLIDGTSSDQDFAPSGFGKNKGFSSDYVEMEVASARFGGVGSEKEDAWAAMTLWIAMKPGDLYALCPLLPSRWRAPSAAVPSLSAAIVPKMSALEEDPLDYEDQLTACRQQYEWLAEIDNQEPLQIIPGSATEPESEILTRPANLSAIPKMQGPFRVDTGDELDDLDLCDMLVVAAKADTDALMLGEEDELTIDSGDDKLSATLICLSSLRGRVYICLDLEGVEGQWLPKSRKNAFHVPETESSDLLLVEVLDTVKEDRRSSETWPMFTSDAHSRYGFFVTTSHSVVFISLSSWIQRLESELQSEDTSGSGFRLQILCEGNASILEPIIQVDEDASTSGNQPFHLPASLVYYDYDLGYLLLNSHASHPYAAVLEKPNFFPSFSLESDPQQSDSPTIPPHRPPYQAPSVLYSDSPLEFFVDKQVPHRYRSSLKEPVLLSPATLDLVAAAHRILSAHTNALERAASDLFRRCERLQGELRDQLGQISDVADRIKGVSCEIGEDGLRKEGSRSSAALDERLKTAKDRQAQLVQRYEALRTKVLKSGGRPLSEKESSWIAEVETISESFDKERKEESTQKISQRLEAVKEIASELLAEAKSAAARIPAATEPSSPASPTSAQPRVPQRLQRARVADAMQMVERESAVIESITTRLARLNTIV, from the exons ATGCCGAAAGTGATCAGCTACACTCCTCCCTGGCTCTCGCGCCCTTCCCCCGGCGCCTCTTTGTTTTCAAGCTCAGCTCCCAAGGATCCAGGAAGCCTGCGGAGCCCCAAAGGTGCTGACTACCTTGGACCCTCGCGGACACTTGCAAGGCGCGGAAATGAAGTTTTCACGGTTGTCGACAATCAGATCCGCTGGTCGAGCCTTACCCGGTTGAAGGATGAATGGCAGCAGCGCGCTAGGTCGAAGAACCAGCAAACTGATGCAGATGGTGTTCCATACAGA ACTTTGGTAGTTCCGGTGTACGAACAGATCCGACAAATTATTCCTTCTCCGAACGGCGCTTTCCTGGCAATTGTCGCAGACCACACCGTCTTCATTGCTGTTCTTCCGGACTCCTCGCACTTATCGGCGTCAGACGGCTCTCCGATCCGCGTGAAAACATATCAACTTGGACCGACGACACATGTCATTTCAGAGTCACCGGTGGTATCGGCATTGTGGCACCCGCTTGGAGTCCATACCAATCTCGGAGGGTGCCTGGTGACAGTAACCGAAGATGCCGTTGTGCGCCTCTGGGAGCTGGACCGCAATAATCATTGGTCTTTCGACCGTCCGGCCTTGGCTGCTGATCTCCGAAAGCTCATCGATGGGACTTCCTCTGACCAAGACTTTGCGCCCTCAGGGTTTGGGAAGAACAAGGGATTTTCCTCAGACTATGTTGAAATGGAGGTTGCGTCTGCTCGCTTTGGCGGCGTTGgcagcgagaaggaggacgCCTGGGCGGCGATGACGCTTTGGATTGCGATGAAGCCAGGAGACCTTTATGCGCTTTGTCCGCTGCTACCTTCCAGGTGGAGAGCACCATCGGCTGCAGTCCCGTCACTATCTGCGGCGATTGTACCCAAGATGTCCGCTCTGGAAGAGGACCCGCTTGATTACGAGGACCAGTTGACAGCCTGCCGACAGCAGTATGAATGGCTTGCAGAAATCGACAACCAAGAACCCTTGCAGATAATTCCAGGCTCTGCGACGGAGCCCGAGTCTGAAATCCTGACTCGTCCCGCTAATCTTAGCGCAATACCTAAGATGCAAGGTCCATTCCGCGTTGATACCGGTGATGAGCTTGATGATCTAGACCTTTGTGACATGCTTGTCGTTGCGGCTAAAGCGGACACCGATGCTCTGAtgctgggagaagaagacgaatTGACCATAGATAGTGGCGATGACAAGCTATCAGCCACATTAATCTGCCTTTCTTCTTTGAGGGGTAGGGTCTACATCTGCCTTGATCTGGAAGGCGTAGAGGGCCAGTGGCTCCCAAAGTCAAGGAAGAATGCATTCCATGTGCCTGAAACCGAGTCATCTGATTTACTTTTGGTGGAAGTGCTGGATACCGTCAAGGAGGATCGCCGATCATCGGAAACGTGGCCGATGTTTACGTCCGACGCCCATTCTCGGTATGGATTCTTTGTGACAACCTCTCACAGTGTTGTCTTCATTTCGCTTTCTTCATGGATACAACGACTTGAAAGTGAGTTGCAGTCCGAGGACACCTCTGGGTCGGGATTCCGCCTTCAAATTCTCTGCGAAGGCAATGCGTCCATCTTGGAGCCCATCATTCAGGTAGATGAGGACGCCAGCACATCCGGCAATCAGCCCTTCCACCTTCCGGCTTCTTTGGTCTACTATGACTATGACTTGGGCTACTTGTTACTAAACTCCCATGCCTCTCATCCgtatgctgctgttctcgagaAGCCGAACTTCTTCCCGTCGTTTTCGCTCGAGTCGGATCCCCAGCAATCGGATTCACCTACAATCCCCCCTCATCGACCTCCTTACCAAGCTCCCTCCGTGCTTTATTCTGATTCTCCCTTGGAATTCTTCGTCGATAAACAAGTTCCCCACCGCTACCGGAGCAGTCTCAAGGAACCCGTGCTGCTTTCTCCAGCCACCCTGGATCTAGTGGCAGCTGCACACCGAATTCTGTCTGCCCATACCAATGCACTTGAACGAGCTGCATCAGATCTCTTCCGTCGGTGTGAGAGATTGCAGGGAGAACTACGAGACCAATTAGGCCAAATATCTGATGTAGCCGATCGGATCAAGGGTGTATCATGTGAAATTGGTGAGGATGGtttgaggaaggaggggtCCAGAAGCAGTGCGGCTTTGGATGAGAGATTGAAAACGGCCAAAGACAGACAGGCACAGCTAGTCCAGCGATACGAGGCGCTGCGGACCAAGGTGCTGAAATCTGGTGGAAGGCCACTTAGTGAAAAGGAGTCATCATGGATCGCTGAGGTGGAGACGATATCGGAGTCATTTGACAAAGAACGCAAGGAGGAATCTACACAGAAAATCTCTCAACGACTGGAAGCT GTCAAGGAAATCGCTTCGGAATTACTCGCAGAAGCCaagtctgctgctgctagaaTTCCTGCTGCAACGGAGCCCAGCAGCCCGGCATCTCCCACCAGCGCACAACCTCGGGTTCCCCAGCGACTTCAAAGGGCAAGGGTTGCCGATGCTATGCAAATGGTGGAACGGGA ATCTGCTGTCATTGAATCGATCACAACACGTTTGGCTCGGCTTAATACAATCGTATGA
- a CDS encoding uncharacterized protein (COG:S;~EggNog:ENOG410Q00S): MQTQTPKMLASNTPQIPFPSPYRIPSISEHSGTFSVPFNAGSIRLPPSLSSVLVGDLGRALDKCNRAALAAHNRLQTIHKEREQRYRRLCPNDPANEDIYNRHASSLDRLFAWCSDYGDRPYNPTLAPAAKIPCFGMTLTFDREAYAIWARSYRRLLKDFETTEYKEYNLARMEFETMIYVTRAKGTISVEAFGELDRFWKGCFVREMKKWEAAASKQLALPTYETVIQEVLAAVLNSVEDGETLVRELRGQALGWSPPPNYCGHFPRL; encoded by the coding sequence ATGCAAACACAGACGCCTAAAATGCTCGCCTCCAACACACCCCAGATCCCCTTCCCTAGCCCATACCGCATCCCTTCTATATCCGAACACAGCGGCACCTTCAGCGTCCCCTTCAACGCAGGCAGTATCAGACTACCGCCATCGCTCAGCAGTGTCTTGGTCGGGGATCTAGGCAGAGCTCTGGACAAATGCAACCGCGCCGCACTTGCAGCACACAACAGGCTGCAGACGATACACAAGGAGCGCGAGCAGCGCTACCGGAGACTATGCCCGAACGATCCAGCAAATGAAGATATCTACAACAGACACGCCAGCTCACTCGATAGACTTTTCGCCTGGTGCAGCGACTACGGTGATAGGCCATATAACCCGACTCTCGCGCCAGCAGCGAAGATACCCTGCTTCGGGATGACGCTGACTTTTGACCGGGAAGCTTACGCCATATGGGCACGGAGCTATAGAAGATTGCTTAAAGACTTCGAAACTACGgaatataaagagtataacCTTGCAAGGATGGAATTCGAGACGATGATATATGTTACTAGGGCGAAGGGGACGATTTCGGTCGAAGCATTTGGCGAGCTGGATCGGTTTTGGAAGGGCTGTTTCGTGcgtgagatgaagaagtGGGAGGCGGCGGCTTCTAAGCAATTGGCGCTTCCGACTTATGAGACTGTTATACAAGAGGTTCTTGCTGCAGTGCTTAATAGcgttgaggatggcgagaCTCTGGTGCGGGAGTTGCGGGGGCAGGCACTTGGTTGGAGCCCGCCGCCCAACTACTGTGGGCATTTCCCGAGGCTATAA
- a CDS encoding uncharacterized protein (COG:S;~EggNog:ENOG410Q00S) — MSGILPPYLRAVSKSVIPSGLKLRAKYALLMPHLPNDVPENLSASFKKCQYAASEAMLSMTAIDNRRRHRYEALCPIGDGVRSARHAIVINRLFDWKTDYYPANPTLAATPKFERIAVEGICVSRVAYTEWTHTCRELTNYMKGRYAEYCQLKLVCEREIENAKVNGDLDGHTCKILYALLHKQFLGEMGKWEMYVQQLAVPTYEELLVELHCIFFERVEDGDVLFQELCDAGRFPDCSLAEKFELAENDCTALLFESPTTRCDLDHNVVVR, encoded by the coding sequence ATGTCCGGTATACTCCCTCCTTACTTACGTGCTGTCTCCAAGTCCGTCATACCAAGTGGATTGAAACTTCGGGCCAAATATGCTCTACTGATGCCCCATCTCCCAAACGATGTTCCAGAAAACCTCAGCGCATCATTCAAGAAGTGCCAATACGCCGCAAGCGAAGCAATGCTCTCCATGACAGCTATCGACAACCGCAGACGGCATCGCTACGAAGCACTATGCCCCATAGGCGATGGCGTGCGTTCGGCTCGTCATGCCATCGTTATAAACCGTCTTTTCGACTGGAAAACTGATTACTACCCAGCCAATCCCACATTAGCAGCAACACCGAAATTTGAACGGATAGCGGTGGAGGGTATTTGTGTCTCTCGCGTCGCATACACTGAATGGACACATACCTGCAGGGAGCTCACCAATTACATGAAAGGCCGATACGCAGAATACTGCCAATTAAAGCTTGTTTGTGAACGGGAAATTGAGAATGCCAAAGTAAATGGCGATCTTGATGGGCACACTTGTAAGATTCTGTACGCCTTACTCCACAAACAATTTCTAGGAGAAATGGGCAAATGGGAAATGTATGTCCAGCAGCTGGCAGTGCCGACCTATGAGGAATTACTGGTTGAGTTGCACTGCATTTTCTTTGAACGCGTTGAGGACGGTGATGTTCTTTTCCAAGAGCTCTGTGATGCGGGTCGGTTTCCCGATTGCAGTTTAGCTGAAAAGTTTGAATTGGCTGAGAATGACTGTACGGCACTATTATTTGAGTCTCCTACAACACGATGTGATCTGGATCATAATGTTGTTGTGAGATAA
- the pin1 gene encoding peptidylprolyl isomerase ESS1 (BUSCO:EOG09264PI4;~COG:O;~EggNog:ENOG410PP19;~InterPro:IPR000297,IPR036020,IPR001202;~PFAM:PF00397,PF13616,PF00639;~go_function: GO:0003755 - peptidyl-prolyl cis-trans isomerase activity [Evidence IEA];~go_function: GO:0005515 - protein binding [Evidence IEA]) produces MVNTGLPAEWEVRHSNSKNLPYYFNPATRESRWEPPADTDMDTLKSYMATYHSGAAASPYPNQSEGKIRCSHLLVKHKDSRRPSSWREAEITRSKEEAHEILRGHQERILQGEARLGDLAMSESDCSSARKKGDLGFFGHGEMQKEFEDAAFALQPGEVSDIVESGSGLHLIERLQ; encoded by the exons ATG GTAAACacaggtcttccagcagaATGGGAGGTTCGCCATTCCAACTCCAAGAACCTCCCTTATTACTTCAACCCGGCAACCAGAGAATCGCGGTGGGAGCCTCCAGCAGATACAGATATGGACACCCTCAAGAGTTACATGGCAACATACCATAGCGGAGCCGCCGCCTCTCCATACCCAAACCAAAGTGAGGGCAAAATCCGTTGCAGCCACCTTCTAGTCAAGCACAAGGACAGTCGGCGGCCTAGCAGCTGGAGAGAGGCGGAAATTACGCGGTCGAAAGAGGAGGCCCACGAAATTCTCCGCGGTCACCAGGAGCGCATTCTCCAAGGGGAGGCCCGGTTAGGAGACCTTGCGATGTCCGAATCGGACTGTAGTAGCGCTAGGAAGAAGGGTGACCT TGGCTTCTTCGGGCACGGTGAAATGCAGAAAGAGTTTGAGGACGCAGCGTTTGCTCTGCAACCGGGTGAAGTCAGTGACATTGTTGAGTCAGGATCCGGCCTTCATCTTATCGAGCG GCTGCAATAA
- the RPB9 gene encoding DNA-directed RNA polymerase II core subunit RPB9 (BUSCO:EOG092654O3;~COG:K;~EggNog:ENOG410PQ51;~InterPro:IPR001529,IPR012164,IPR001222,IPR034012;~PFAM:PF01096,PF02150;~go_function: GO:0003676 - nucleic acid binding [Evidence IEA];~go_function: GO:0008270 - zinc ion binding [Evidence IEA];~go_process: GO:0006351 - transcription, DNA-templated [Evidence IEA];~go_process: GO:0006379 - mRNA cleavage [Evidence IEA]) — MSASPSPSASGDSKQSDQIHFKFCRECSNLLYPKEDRINNRLMFTCRTCHVGEPATSYCVYQNKLSSQVGDTAGVTQDVGNDPTLPRSNKLCPSCGEAEAVFFQSQQRSAETGMKLYFVCCACGNVFV; from the exons ATGTCTGCCAgcccatctccatccgctAGTGGCGATAGCAAGCAGAGCGATCAGATTCATTTCAAGTTCTGCCGCGAATG CTCCAACTTGCTCTACCCGAAAGAGGACCGCATCAACAATCGCTTAATGTTCACATGCCGAACCTGCCATGTCGGCGAGCCTGCGACTTCATATTGTGTTTACCAAAATAAGCTCAGCAGCCAAGTTGGCGATACTGCTGGTGTGACTCAGGACGTTGGAAATGACCCTACG CTTCCCCGATCCAACAAGCTCTGCCCGAGCTGCggtgaagctgaagccgtGTTCTTCCAGTCTCAACAGCGATCCGCGGAGACAGGAATG AAACTTTACTTTGTTTGCTGCGCGTGTGGAAACGTTTTCGTATAA
- a CDS encoding mitochondrial 54S ribosomal uL14m domain-containing protein (BUSCO:EOG09265HP0;~COG:J;~EggNog:ENOG410PPNT;~InterPro:IPR000218,IPR019972,IPR005745,IPR036853;~PFAM:PF00238;~go_component: GO:0005840 - ribosome [Evidence IEA];~go_component: GO:0015934 - large ribosomal subunit [Evidence IEA];~go_function: GO:0003735 - structural constituent of ribosome [Evidence IEA];~go_process: GO:0006412 - translation [Evidence IEA]) — MSDAGPRTLLVGPVSRPAHTVKMIQLKSMLNCIDNSGAAVVECVNVLKKKRAATVGDRIVVVVQKQRNFGPEGTNSSTGIANKVRRGDIRHAVIVRVRKEMQRLDGSRVKFDDNACVLVNKSGDPIGTRMNGVVATELRNRQWSKILSLAPMHV, encoded by the exons ATGTCTGATGCTGGTCCGCGGACGCTTCTTGTCGGCCCAGTTTCCAGACCAGCACACACAGTCAAGATGATCCAATTAAAG TCGATGCTTAATTGCATCGACAACTCCGGCGCAGCCGTGGTCGAATGCGTGAACGTCTTGAAAAAGAAGCGAGCCGCAACAGTCG GTGACCGAATTGTGGTGGTCGTTCAAAAGCAGCGAAACTTCGGCCCCGAAggcaccaacagcagcaccggTATTGCCAACAAAGTTCGCCGCGGAGACATTCGACATGCCGTGATTGTCCGGGTGAGGAAGGAAATGCAAAGACTGGACGGGAGCCGCGTCAAATTCGATGACAACGCCTGCGTGCTCGTGAACAAGTCCGGAGACCCCATCGGAACCAGAATGAACG GTGTTGTGGCTACGGAACTACGGAATCGACAGTGGTCCAAGATCCTGTCGTTGGCACCGATGCATGTATAA